The following proteins come from a genomic window of Gossypium raimondii isolate GPD5lz chromosome 5, ASM2569854v1, whole genome shotgun sequence:
- the LOC105766309 gene encoding small acidic protein 1 isoform X6 encodes MKPMPMEFVTDPDDQGSAMEVDDVDTPEIFGEGFIASDNKLAYADFFNNFEDDFDDSDID; translated from the coding sequence ATGAAGCCGATGCCTATGGAATTCGTGACGGACCCAGACGACCAAGGTTCAGCCATGGAAGTCGACGATGTTGACACACCGGAGATCTTCGGCGAAGGCTTCATTGCTTCCGACAACAAGCTCGCCTATGCCGATTTCTTCAACAACTTCGAAGACGATTTTGATGACTCCGATATCGactaa
- the LOC105766309 gene encoding 8-amino-7-oxononanoate synthase isoform X2 has protein sequence MLTHRRSSAKASLLPTTSSPMPISSTTSKTILMTPISTKKRRIISRFSANMALMVALRNLASLIAAGNVPVKDEKIAIFSDELNHASIIDGIRLAERQRSVEFFVYKHCDMSHLRELLSNCKMKKKVVVTDSKRWKQLIQSRGRSFIFSTATPVPIATAGHAAVIVAKRETWRRRELWNRVEDFCALTGIAISSPIISLIVGSEKKALKASRNSYVGNLSLFYEIE, from the exons ATGTTGACACACCGGAGATCTTCGGCGAAGGCTTCATTGCTTCCGACAACAAGCTCGCCTATGCCGATTTCTTCAACAACTTCGAAGACGATTTTGATGACTCCGATATCGactaaaaaaagaagaatcaTTTCAA GGTTTTCAGCCAATATGGCATTGATGGTAGCACTTAGAAACCTTGCATCCCTCATTGCAGCAGGCAACGTGCCTGTGAAGGATGAAAAAATTGCCATTTTCTCTGATGAACTAAACCATGCATCAATAATTGATGGTATTCGTCTTGCTGAAAGACAAAGAAGTGTAGAATTCTTTGTATATAAACACTGCGACATGTCCCATCTCCGTGAACTATT ATCAAATtgcaaaatgaagaaaaaggttgTTGTGACCGATAG CAAAAGGTGGAAACAACTTATCCAATCAAGGGGCcgttctttcatattttctactGCCACACCAGTTCCTATAGCTACTGCTGGGCATG CTGCTGTTATTGTGGCAAAAAGAGAGACCTGGCGTCGAAGAGAACTTTGGAACCGAGTAGAGGATTTCTGTGCTTTGACTGGAATTGCCATTTCCAGTCCAATAATATCTCTTATTGTAGGAAGTGAAAAGAAAGCCTTGAAAGCTAGCAG AAATTCATATGTTGGCAATCTTTCTCTTTTCTATGAAATAGAGTAG
- the LOC105766309 gene encoding 8-amino-7-oxononanoate synthase isoform X1 — protein sequence MLTHRRSSAKASLLPTTSSPMPISSTTSKTILMTPISTKKRRIISRFSANMALMVALRNLASLIAAGNVPVKDEKIAIFSDELNHASIIDGIRLAERQRSVEFFVYKHCDMSHLRELLSNCKMKKKVVVTDSKRWKQLIQSRGRSFIFSTATPVPIATAGHAAVIVAKRETWRRRELWNRVEDFCALTGIAISSPIISLIVGSEKKALKASRFLLSSPSITLLFLVQQ from the exons ATGTTGACACACCGGAGATCTTCGGCGAAGGCTTCATTGCTTCCGACAACAAGCTCGCCTATGCCGATTTCTTCAACAACTTCGAAGACGATTTTGATGACTCCGATATCGactaaaaaaagaagaatcaTTTCAA GGTTTTCAGCCAATATGGCATTGATGGTAGCACTTAGAAACCTTGCATCCCTCATTGCAGCAGGCAACGTGCCTGTGAAGGATGAAAAAATTGCCATTTTCTCTGATGAACTAAACCATGCATCAATAATTGATGGTATTCGTCTTGCTGAAAGACAAAGAAGTGTAGAATTCTTTGTATATAAACACTGCGACATGTCCCATCTCCGTGAACTATT ATCAAATtgcaaaatgaagaaaaaggttgTTGTGACCGATAG CAAAAGGTGGAAACAACTTATCCAATCAAGGGGCcgttctttcatattttctactGCCACACCAGTTCCTATAGCTACTGCTGGGCATG CTGCTGTTATTGTGGCAAAAAGAGAGACCTGGCGTCGAAGAGAACTTTGGAACCGAGTAGAGGATTTCTGTGCTTTGACTGGAATTGCCATTTCCAGTCCAATAATATCTCTTATTGTAGGAAGTGAAAAGAAAGCCTTGAAAGCTAGCAGGTTCCTTCTCTCATCCCCATCCATCACCCTTCTTTTTTTGGTACAACAATGA
- the LOC105766309 gene encoding 8-amino-7-oxononanoate synthase isoform X4 → MLTHRRSSAKASLLPTTSSPMPISSTTSKTILMTPISTKKRRIISRFSANMALMVALRNLASLIAAGNVPVKDEKIAIFSDELNHASIIDGIRLAERQRSVEFFVYKHCDMSHLRELLSNCKMKKKVVVTDSKRWKQLIQSRGRSFIFSTATPVPIATAGHDVIVAFAFLLTK, encoded by the exons ATGTTGACACACCGGAGATCTTCGGCGAAGGCTTCATTGCTTCCGACAACAAGCTCGCCTATGCCGATTTCTTCAACAACTTCGAAGACGATTTTGATGACTCCGATATCGactaaaaaaagaagaatcaTTTCAA GGTTTTCAGCCAATATGGCATTGATGGTAGCACTTAGAAACCTTGCATCCCTCATTGCAGCAGGCAACGTGCCTGTGAAGGATGAAAAAATTGCCATTTTCTCTGATGAACTAAACCATGCATCAATAATTGATGGTATTCGTCTTGCTGAAAGACAAAGAAGTGTAGAATTCTTTGTATATAAACACTGCGACATGTCCCATCTCCGTGAACTATT ATCAAATtgcaaaatgaagaaaaaggttgTTGTGACCGATAG CAAAAGGTGGAAACAACTTATCCAATCAAGGGGCcgttctttcatattttctactGCCACACCAGTTCCTATAGCTACTGCTGGGCATG ATGTAATTGTAGCATTTGCCTTCTTGctaacaaaataa
- the LOC105766309 gene encoding 8-amino-7-oxononanoate synthase isoform X3 yields MGKRVVFLKQLYQDCLLCLTGFSANMALMVALRNLASLIAAGNVPVKDEKIAIFSDELNHASIIDGIRLAERQRSVEFFVYKHCDMSHLRELLSNCKMKKKVVVTDSKRWKQLIQSRGRSFIFSTATPVPIATAGHAAVIVAKRETWRRRELWNRVEDFCALTGIAISSPIISLIVGSEKKALKASRFLLSSPSITLLFLVQQ; encoded by the exons ATGGGGAAgagagttgttttcttgaagcAACTTTATCAG GACTGTCTTCTTTGTCTTACAGGGTTTTCAGCCAATATGGCATTGATGGTAGCACTTAGAAACCTTGCATCCCTCATTGCAGCAGGCAACGTGCCTGTGAAGGATGAAAAAATTGCCATTTTCTCTGATGAACTAAACCATGCATCAATAATTGATGGTATTCGTCTTGCTGAAAGACAAAGAAGTGTAGAATTCTTTGTATATAAACACTGCGACATGTCCCATCTCCGTGAACTATT ATCAAATtgcaaaatgaagaaaaaggttgTTGTGACCGATAG CAAAAGGTGGAAACAACTTATCCAATCAAGGGGCcgttctttcatattttctactGCCACACCAGTTCCTATAGCTACTGCTGGGCATG CTGCTGTTATTGTGGCAAAAAGAGAGACCTGGCGTCGAAGAGAACTTTGGAACCGAGTAGAGGATTTCTGTGCTTTGACTGGAATTGCCATTTCCAGTCCAATAATATCTCTTATTGTAGGAAGTGAAAAGAAAGCCTTGAAAGCTAGCAGGTTCCTTCTCTCATCCCCATCCATCACCCTTCTTTTTTTGGTACAACAATGA
- the LOC105766309 gene encoding 8-amino-7-oxononanoate synthase isoform X5, with translation MLTHRRSSAKASLLPTTSSPMPISSTTSKTILMTPISTKKRRIISRFSANMALMVALRNLASLIAAGNVPVKDEKIAIFSDELNHASIIDGIRLAERQRSVEFFVYKHCDMSHLRELLSNCKMKKKVVVTDSLKTM, from the exons ATGTTGACACACCGGAGATCTTCGGCGAAGGCTTCATTGCTTCCGACAACAAGCTCGCCTATGCCGATTTCTTCAACAACTTCGAAGACGATTTTGATGACTCCGATATCGactaaaaaaagaagaatcaTTTCAA GGTTTTCAGCCAATATGGCATTGATGGTAGCACTTAGAAACCTTGCATCCCTCATTGCAGCAGGCAACGTGCCTGTGAAGGATGAAAAAATTGCCATTTTCTCTGATGAACTAAACCATGCATCAATAATTGATGGTATTCGTCTTGCTGAAAGACAAAGAAGTGTAGAATTCTTTGTATATAAACACTGCGACATGTCCCATCTCCGTGAACTATT ATCAAATtgcaaaatgaagaaaaaggttgTTGTGACCGATAG TCTGAAAACCATGTGA